The Fundidesulfovibrio putealis DSM 16056 genome segment GTCAGCTCGGCGCGGCCGTACTCGCGCTCCTTGGCAGCGGCAACTTTGCCGCCTTCCAGGGTGTGCGCCAGAAGCTGCATGCCGTAGCAGATGCCCAGCACCGGAACGCCCAGTTCCAGCACGGCGGGGTCCAACTGGGGCGAATCGTCGTCGCCCACGCTGCACGGTCCGCCGGAAAGGATGACGGCCTTGGGAGCAATGGCCCGAAGCTTGTCCGCGCCGATGGAGCAGGGATGGATTTCGGAGAAGACCCCGGCCTCGCGCACCCGGCGCGCGATGAGCTGGGTGTACTGGGAGCCGAAGTCCAGGATTACGACGGTGTCGTTGTGTTGCATTTAGTAGCTCTCCACCCTGTAGTTGGGAGATTCCTTGGTGATGATGACGTCGTGGACGTGTGATTCGCGAAGCCCTGCCGGAGATATGCGGGTGAAACGGGGCTTTTCCTGGAGGTCCTTGATGTTGGCGACGCCCACGTAGCCCATGCCGGAGCGCAGGCCGCCCACCATCTGGTAGATGGACTCTGACACATGGCCCTTGAAGGGAACGCGGCCCACGATGCCCTCGGGCACCAGCTTGGAGGTCTTGTCCTGCGAGTAGCGGTCGGCGCTGCCCTCGCGCATGGCGTCGATGGAGCCCATGCCGCGATAGATCTTGTAGGTGCGGCCCTGGTACAGCATCGTCTCGCCGGGGCTTTCCTCGGTGCCAGCAAACATGGAACCCATCATCACGGTGTCGGCTCCGGCGGCGATGGCCTTGACCACGTCGCCCGAGAACTTGATGCCGCCGTCGGCCACGCAGCAGCGGTCATGCTCGCGGCAGGCGCGCACGGCTTCCATGATGGCGGTCACCTGGGGAACGCCGACGCCGGCCACGATGCGGGTGGTGCAGATGGAGCCCGGCCCGATGCCCACCTTCACGGTGTCGGCTCCGGCGGCGATAAGAGCCTTGGCTCCCTCATAGGTGCCCACGTTGCCCGCGATGAGCTGGCACTTGGGGAACTGGGAGCGGATGGCCTCAACAGCGGTCAGGATGTTGCGGGTGTGGCCGTGGGCGGAGTCCAGCACGATGAAGTCGCATCCGGCTTCCATCAGGGCCTCCACGCGTTCATCGCGCCCGGCTCCAACGCCGACCGCGCCGCCGGTGCGAAGGCGCCCCAGGGGGTCCTTGCAGGCGTTGGGATATTTCTGGATCTTGTCGATGTCCTTGATGGTGATGAGGCCCTTCAGCTTCTTGTGCTCATCCACCACCAGGAGCTTTTCGATGCGGTGGACGTGCAGGTGCTCCTTGGCGATCTCCAGCGGAGTGCCGACAGGGACGGTGATCAGCTTGTCGCTGGTCATGACGTCGCGCACCAGGGTCACGTCGTCGTCCACGAAGCGCACGTCGCGGTTGGTGACGATGCCCACCAGGCCGTCGTTCTCCACCACGGGAAGGCCCGAGATGGAGTATTCGGCCATCACCTTGAGGGCGGCGGCAACGGTCATCTCCGGGTGCACGGTCACCGGATCGATGATCATGCCGGATTCGCTCTTCTTGACCTTCTCCACTTCCAGCTTCTGCTGGGCCACGGACATGTTCTTGTGGATGACGCCCGCGCCGCCGTTGCGGGCCATGGAGATGGCCATGCGCGACTCGGTGACGGTGTCCATGGCTGCGGACAAAAGTGGTATGTTCAGCCGGATTTCCGGAGTGAGCCAGGTGGAGACGTCCGCCTGGTCAGGCAGGATCTCCGAATAGGCGGGAATGAGCAGTACGTCGTCGAACGTGAGGCCAAGGCTGTTTATTCTGTCCATGCGCCCTCCGCAGGCGGATTAGTCGAGTCCAAGATATGCCGAACGCACCTTCGGATTTTCAAGAAGGTCCTTGGCCGGGCCTTCCAGCGTGACCGCGCCGGTCTCCAGCACGTAGCCGCGATGGGCGATGTGCAGGGCCATCTGCGCGTTCTGTTCAACCAGCAGGATGGTGGTCCCCTCCCGGTTGATCCGCTGGATTATCTCAAAGATGTTCTCCACCACAATAGGAGC includes the following:
- the guaB gene encoding IMP dehydrogenase, producing the protein MDRINSLGLTFDDVLLIPAYSEILPDQADVSTWLTPEIRLNIPLLSAAMDTVTESRMAISMARNGGAGVIHKNMSVAQQKLEVEKVKKSESGMIIDPVTVHPEMTVAAALKVMAEYSISGLPVVENDGLVGIVTNRDVRFVDDDVTLVRDVMTSDKLITVPVGTPLEIAKEHLHVHRIEKLLVVDEHKKLKGLITIKDIDKIQKYPNACKDPLGRLRTGGAVGVGAGRDERVEALMEAGCDFIVLDSAHGHTRNILTAVEAIRSQFPKCQLIAGNVGTYEGAKALIAAGADTVKVGIGPGSICTTRIVAGVGVPQVTAIMEAVRACREHDRCCVADGGIKFSGDVVKAIAAGADTVMMGSMFAGTEESPGETMLYQGRTYKIYRGMGSIDAMREGSADRYSQDKTSKLVPEGIVGRVPFKGHVSESIYQMVGGLRSGMGYVGVANIKDLQEKPRFTRISPAGLRESHVHDVIITKESPNYRVESY